A genome region from Oryzias latipes chromosome 2, ASM223467v1 includes the following:
- the ect2l gene encoding epithelial cell-transforming sequence 2 oncogene-like has product MSLTNSRRESNSRLDTRFSTWTPLSDKQGNLQLFEERVSLVTRWFDLWTRAQREHLLRSLLARCSKSHLSSCRDWLTEMVPVSQLDFTAVLPRFLSLYIMSFLSPLDLCRAAKVSWYWRILTEQDCLWVDRCVRRGWFLPYTPAEKEFGAWKNHYVSCLSTLDLLTSQETQEVRHALVQQNASVTEEEEDLRKERKIRLQTRQQIQEEKGWTMRTRRVWGSNTKLRGATGGGGSRITRPRSESPLSSLPSLSWPLRALKSSPQTMTARQSLERIPTPSVYRLPSPPTVSSYTRSPTLLLLISNRIPAHELVLNGVKAGVIVVLYDHRGALSALLSQVEGAISGLQVQRLGLLAPGLTEEVHVLDRSCLTEKSLLSPDHREFWEKISGLVAPAQEGGGIDIFCPLAASAAGVALIHALSSLTGLEVSSPVGLATGSFQNILGEWSSSEVHVGFAAQHPAAPPLQYVNEDVLHGWCRQAEWLEEALQELRSSVEASLQQLSLQARGRALGYFLSEVICLDKLCVPKELSVALTQGLTAITRQKETRPLEFLASFLKECSEDKDEETTGKDEQNPSESPSCSSQTPELQLQQSAFDWRAAAASELLHSETLYLGRLSAVMKVYQEPLTAALNSHKAILSRADIQIIFTAVSQLLQINRVFHADLQTRLQQWSADQCVGDVFVKLGFQLKVYTNYLNNYTTVLHTIDKCREAKPAFRAFLKMMDRTLATHMLSLQELLLCPVWRIHEYVTLLQVLSSHTNPDHPDCKHLHAALNTMLQFRQFIQQLKRNSQTDQSIEETQRLIQGCPILREDNRRLIISQDAALLRGSDDQIPESLRTFEHESDVGLFLFSDALVLTRKSVQHTPFTLTRRSTHTFMASVALSSLTVREILHTRYVCHAFILEGPCRFWVCATERGQDRKRFLSVLRSAIKSALTGH; this is encoded by the exons ATGAGTTTGACAAACTCCCGCCGGGAATCGAACTCGCGGTTAGACACCCGCTTCAGCACTTGGACGCCTCTCAGCGACAAGCAAGGCAATCTTCAG ttGTTTGAGGAGCGGGTTAGTCTTGTGACGCGCTGGTTCGACCTGTGGACTCGTGCACAAAGAGAGCACCTACTGCGGTCTTTGCTCGCACGCTGCAGCAAGTCTCACCTTAG CTCCTGCAGGGATTGGTTGACGGAGATGGTTCCGGTGTCCCAGCTGGACTTCACAGCAGTTTTACCTCGGTTTTTATCCCTGTATATTATGTCCTTTCTGTCCCCTCTGGACCTATGCAGAGCTGCTAAGGTCAGCTGGTACTGGAGAATCCTGACAGAACAA GACTGTCTGTGGGTAGACCGCTGTGTTAGAAGAGGGTGGTTCCTTCCTTACACGCCAGCAGAAAAAGAGTTTGGAGCTTGGAAGAATCACTACGTCTCCTGCTTGTCCACCCTGGATCTGCTAACCTCACAGGAGACACAGGAAGTCCGTCATGCCCTTGTTCAGCAAAATGCTAGTGTgacagaggaagaagaggatctgaggaaggagaggaagatCAGGCTGCAAACCAGACAACAAATTCAGGAAGAGAAAG GATGGACCATGAGAACCAGGAGAGTCTGGGGCAgcaacacgaagctacgaggaGCCACGGGTGGAGGAGGATCCCGGATAACCCGACCTCGCTCAGAATCGCCCCTCAGCTCTCTACCCTCTTTGTCCTGGCCTTTAAGGGCATTGAAATCCAGTCCACAAACTATGACTGCAAGACAGAGCTTAGAAAGGATCCCGACCCCCTCTGTGTACAG ACTTCcatctccacccacagtctccAGCTATACTCGCTCTCCAACTCTTTTACTGCTGATCTCCAACAGAATTCCTGCccatgaa CTGGTGCTGAACGGTGTGAAAGCTGGGGTGATTGTGGTCCTCTATGACCACAGAGGGGCCCTCTCTGCTCTTCTATCCCAGGTGGAGGGAGCCATTTCAGGCCTGCAGGTTCAGAGGCTCGGCCTGTTGGCCCCGGGGCTAACAGAAGAAGTTCATGTGCTTGACA gAAGTTGCTTGACAGAGAAGAGCCTGCTTAGCCCTGATCACCGGGAATTTTGGGAAAAGATCTCTGGGTTGGTAGCACCAGCCCAGGAGGGAGGCGGGATTGACATCTTTTGCCCTTTAGCCGCCTCTG CGGCGGGAGTCGCTCTTATCCACGCACTGTCTTCACTAACTGGCTTGGAGGTTTCATCACCTGTTGGTCTTGCTACAGGAAGTTTCCAGAACA tccTCGGTGAGTGGTCAAGTTCCGAAGTGCATGTGGGGTTCGCAGCACAGCATCCAGCCGCTCCTCCGCTGCAGTACGTCAATGAAGATGTGCTGCACGGCTGGTGCAGACAGGCTGAATGGTTGGAGGAGGCTTTACAGGAGCTGAGGAGCTCTGTGGAGGCGtctctgcagcagctcagcCTGCAGGCTCGGGGTCGAGCTCTGG GTTATTTTCTGTCAGAGGTGATCTGCCTCGACAAGCTTTGTGTGCCCAAAGAGCTCAGTGTGGCTTTGACTCAAGGGCTCACTGCCATCACAAGACAGAAGGAG ACCAGACCACTGGAGTTTCTGGCCAGTTTTCTAAAAGAATGTAGCGAGGACAAAGATGAAGAGACTACTGGAAAGGATGAACAAAATCCTAGTGAATCACCCTCATGCTCCAGTCAAACACCTGAGCTTCAGCTTCAACAG TCTGCGTTTGAttggagagcagcagcagcatccgaGCTGCTCCACAGTGAGACTCTTTATCTTGGGAGACTAAGTGCTGTGATGAAG GTATACCAGGAGCCTCTGACAGCTGCGCTGAACTCCCACAAAGCCATCCTCAGCCGCGCTGACATCCAGATAATCTTCACTGCTGTTTCTCAGCTTTTGCAGATCAACAG gGTATTTCATGCAGATTTACAGACCAGACTGCAGCAGTGGAGTGCTGATCAGTGTGTTGGAGATGTCTTTGTAAAACTGGGCTTCCAATTAAAAGTCTACACCAACTATCTGAACAACTACACCACTGTTCTACATACCATTGATAAG TGCAGGGAGGCAAAGCCAGCATTTAGGGCTTTCCTGAAAATGATGGACAGAACGCTTGCTACACACATGCTGAG tctgcaggagctgctgctcTGCCCTGTGTGGCGAATACACGAGTATGTGACTCTGCTTCAGGTTCTGTCCTCACACACAAACCCCGATCACCCAGACTGCAAACACCTCCACGCTGCCCTCAACACGATGCTGCAGTTTAGACAGTTCATCCAGCAG CTGAAGCGAAACTCCCAGACAGACCAGTCAATTGAGGAAACTCAGCGATTGATCCAAGGATGTCCA ATCCTCAGGGAAGATAATCGGCGGTTGATAATCTCTCAAGATGCTGCCTTGCTCAGGGGCTCGGACGATCAGATTCCCGAGTCACTGAG GACCTTTGAGCACGAGTCCGACGTGGGTCTCTTCTTGTTCAGCGACGCCTTGGTGCTCACGCGGAAAAGCGTGCAGCACACGCCCTTCACGCTCACTCGgcgcagcacacacacattcatggcTTCTGTAGCTCTCAGCAGTCTGACTGTCAGAGAGATTCTTCACACACGTT ATGTGTGCCATGCTTTTATTCTGGAGGGGCCGTGCCGCTTTTGGGTGTGTGCAACAGAGAGAGGGCAAGACAGGAAGCGCTTCCTGTCTGTGCTGCGATCGGCCATAAAATCTGCTCTGACTGGACATTGA
- the ccdc28a gene encoding coiled-coil domain-containing protein 28A, translating to MEERKLKRKSPRTSTNTAAPTSGGSGRRSNSSPGGRHVAGYSHNMGSHSSQKSRSRRGAREKPKQGVGVKPNQNQGQTAPVVQHSFLTDVSDVQEMENGLLSLLNDFHSGKLQAFGNECSIGQMEHVREMQEKLARLQFDLYGEVDEMPENLRKTARDTNMDKLLLNLEELSSSIQKLNLADTQEIPKTSSM from the exons ATGGAGGAGCGAAAATTAAAGAGAAAGAGTCCCAGGACCTCCACCAACACGGCGGCTCCGACGAGTGGGGGTTCTGGCCGAAGGAGCAACTCCTCGCCCGGCGGAAGGCATGTCGCCGGCTACAGCCACAACATGGGGTCACACTCCAGCCAAaagagcaggagcaggag gggAGCCAGAGAGAAACCCAAACAGGGTGTGGGGGTAAAACCGAACCAGAACCAGGGTCAGACGGCTCCTGTCGTCCAGCACTCTTTTCTGACGGATGTCTCAGATGTACAGGAGATGGAGAATGGTCTGCTCAGTCTCCTCAATGACTTCCACTCAGGGAAACTCCAAGCATTTG gaAACGAGTGCTCCATTGGTCAGATGGAGCATGTCAGAGAGATGCAGGAGAAGCTGGCCCGGCTGCAGTTTGACCTCTACGGCGAGGTGGACGAAATGCCCGAGAATCTGAGGAAAACGGCCCGTGACACAAACATGGACAAGTTACTCCTGAAT CTTGAGGAGTTGAGTTCTTCCAT ACAAAAACTCAATCTGGCGGACACTCAAGAAATCCCAAAGACGTCCAGCATgtga